The DNA segment ATGATCAAATTGAGACGCACCGTTTCTGTTCcgcaaaaaatatattataattcatTTCTCTTCATTAATGTCattaaataaagcattataatGTTACACTGGTTAATAATTACGTTTACATaacaacaactaataataataattaagtattaGATTTATATGTAATTCACTTCACGAGTTTAGTTGTTTGGAAACgctttaaactattaaaatcGCTCACCTTTCTTCAGCCGAATCAAACGCGGGAGCGCATCGCAGGGTTATGACGTCACGTcgcaaaaccaaaataaaagtattttcgtttaaatagttttattttacattagaaaataaatataacacgGTACAGGTTTAATGGCAATGATGCATTTCAGCGCTAGCAAAAAGATTTAACTATGTATTTTATTAACTGAAACTGACTTCTCTTATTTCATCTCAGTTCCTCCCCAGAACATAAAGGCATGAACAAATCAAATTTCAGCTTTATATTAAAGAATTAAATCTACGGATTAAAACAGACTCTATAAATAGTAAtctttgattaaaatgtttaaataattaatatttctctAGGTAATCTTTGAAATAAATGATAGTACATATAATTGCTAAAATGTGATTATATAAGTCTCATTAACTATGAATAACAGACACACACTGAAAATGGACAAATGGTTATATGAATGGAAAGGGTTATATGGTTAGTCTTTGATCAAACTGATTTCAGTGttaaattttcagttttttaacaaacaaatatgaaaatatattcagtTGTTACACCACATGTACTGTTATTAACCCTCTATGGTACGCAATATGATAtcagtgaggaaaaaaatatttgttatgtttttccTGCTTAAAATTGGACACTATAACAGTatcaataaacataataattatttttaaattaatttattaattaaaagtttgttgCCTCAAGGCAACATTGTACCACAATGGACAAATTGAAACATTTGACATGTTCATGaagaaaaaatttatatatttactgaaatCATAATTTTCTTTAACTAAACACTTGAACAAACAGATTTATCAAGTTTTTAATGAATTacacatttcatatttaataaaaagtaacatttataatCCAGCTGTTGCCCTCAGGCAACATTGTACCATCGTGGACACAAAACCATCATATCATCAAATTATGATATCAAAACATTACAATAGGTGTTGTTTCAAGTTAAAACATTAACAATCACCATAACATTATCCTAATATGAACCTTATCCTAACAAGCATGCACATATACACAAATAAGGACCTACATGTACAcaagcacatacacacaaaatctcCTTCCTCACTAATGGCACCTCACTGCTTGTGAAAGCTGAGGAAACAATTCCTCTCAACACATTTTGAGCACTGCGCTTTTACAATGCCTGAATAACCTGGGTATTTGCATCTCCCCTTTCTTTCAACCCAAACAGGCCAATGACCAGTCTGAACAATGTGAACCAGCGTCGTGGTTCTACAGGGGTTTTTGGACGCTTTTCAGGCTGTTCTTCCTCAGTGTGCGGTGATGGTCTCCCTCTTCTCTTCAAGGTCTTCTTCTCCATACAGAGACATTCTGCAACTTCAGCTTTGAATTTTGCAAGGCTGCTCACATCCTTTGTTTTTGAAAATACTTCTTTACTTACAAATGAAGgtgattcagattttttgtaGCTGATTATCTGGACAGAATTTAGTGAAAAATGCCTTTTTCTGTGGAGTAAATATGGAGCCATGTGACGTGCACGTGTGCTGAAAGAGGGAACAAAATGGACCCATGTGGGTCATATGACTACTCTTTTGCATTTTCAGTGGTTAAATACGAGTTCCCCTCCCCTTAGAGAGCACTGaccattaacattttattaagtttttatatgaaaaaagcTAAAATAGACTTTGTTGCCTGGAGGCAACACCGTACCATAGAGGGTTAAGAGTGAACAGTTCAGTTAATAAATaccagatacaaaaaaaaaacagatttttaaaaacaagtcCACCaaggaacaaacaaacaacagcaacaaattaTTTACCCTCTTATATTGCTGCTAGGTGTGTGATTCTTGTgcatgaaatgtgtatttattatggtATTGAGTATCAAAACGGTTAAActaaagaattatatatatatatactctggcTCCACCGCAGCCTCCTGGaccctggattttttttttaagtgagtaCTCTGATTTAACTGGACAGTCTTAAAATATGTACAGTTAAACACTAAATTACATGTTTGCAAAATCATTTTGAATCAACAAATTAAGTTGTGTGTGGATTTTGATACAGAACTTGCAGCTGCAATGCAAATAACAACAGAAAAATGTCACCCcttacattaaatgtttatttacaagtacaaaaattataaaaatattttggaaaGTTGTTATGCTTTGCTTTAACTCCTCCACCGCTGTtgtctggcagcccctctgctcacCCTTAGCCCACCATCATTGCAGTGCGAGCTCCACGGGACTGCCATCCTCCAGCACCGCCGTGGTCGGTGTTTCCCTCACCTCCAGCCTCTGAGGCCTGGACTCTGCCTCAGCCCGTTGACCCGtcggctccaccatggctcctaccTCCCTCCTCTCCGCCGTGGCCCGGCAGTCCACAAGCTCCGTCTGGCTGCCTCGTCCTTCTGGCTCTACCTTGGTCTGTCTTCAACCACCCTGCGCCTCGGGACTCCAATCCTCTGGCTTCGCCTCATACCCTCTGGCCCCGTCTCCATCCCCTAGGCTCCACCTCAGACCTCTCTCACTCTGGCTCCACTGCAGCCTCCTGGATCCACATCTCCATGTCTCCTTAGGAACCTCCCCGTCGCCCTGGCTCTTCGGCTCTCTGTCTCCGCATTGGGCTCCTCCTTCACCTGCTCCACCACCGCTGGTCGGCCCCTTGGAGTCGACAGCCATTTCTCCTCAATGGCTCCTCCCACCGTCAGGTCCACCTTAGGCTGTTATGGCTAACAGCCATTTGAGTGTGTTGGGATGGACTTCATTGTTAAACTGACAATGACAGAATATTGTTATCGTTACTGTAATTGATGTGACAAAGTGGCCACAGGCCACAGGCCACAACCCTGTTTACACTTAGGTTTTTGTTTCAAAGCGCaatactttgcacattgtttacactactCCAGTACTTTTGAAAATGCTGCTGATCCCATTTTAGTCTGAAAACTACGGGGTTACGTTTCAGTGTAAACTGACAAAAACGAAAACTTTCGAAAATGATGGCATGGCTGCCCATGTGATCTCTGCATATCCTTGACGAGGATCATCAGTAATTATGCTCATTTTTGAACCTGCCAGTGACTAGCGAACAACTTCTTGTTTACACTTTTAAGTGCATGCCCAGTGTGCATGAATGGTGACGTGACATGCATTTTCGTTTATGTAGTTTAGACAGAGATCGTTTCTGAAACGCAGCTCGTTTTAATTCTGAAAcactgttttaaaatgaaaatgcactagtgtaaacaGGGCCTTAGTCTCTGAATAATTCCACGTTTGGAACAAATCGGGTGAATCAATGACTTAAAGGCTGATGCATAAAATGAGCCGTTTACTGAGTTTCTTGAATGAATcggccatttgaacgaatcaaattaAAGATTCATGAAGAGAATTACTTTAAGTTTCTTATTTAGATACTCTTTTCattaaaatgggggggggggggggataggAGGGAAAAAACTTCAAAAGATTAGGTaacccataataaaaaaaatatataatttatagcaTCATTTACTGAACCTGAACTTGCATTcgtttgtggaacataaaagaaggtgTTTTGGTTACCaatttcaggcaagaatgtagttgttttaaactcaaatatgcggtttatttatattgaaagcgtctatttaaaaaatgtgtttcgccgatctcggagatgagctccatgcgatcagcgggagctccgtcatcatgtatcagccgagagcagcctcagctcggctagatcttctgacatttgccgctggctctgatgtctctttagtggttcaagataaaatataatttgtttggggtaaaatgaaacgtttcttatctttggcctttattcaatgtATCTATTaatatggtttatatatatatataggcctttaTTCAATGTATCTATTaatatggtttatatatatatatatatatacatacataggtcctttttattcctgtctctatagaaatatgaacttttgtcatatagctccggttgactgctcactgacaacatctgtcgttcctccttgttgaatgagtggagaagggtattcctgcacaaccggaggctgcaggaacatactgttgaatgagtgactcctagcaggctcctgattggttaaagcggcgcgaattgacgccaaagttcaaatttttcaactcaggcggcagacgcgaattcacGCCAAACGCTAAATgtacaaaaagcaccattcgcgcaAAATGCTTTATTCGCGCGAATGAGGcaaattcgcgtcttccgcgtcgcgcttaacgccccattcgccTTTGCATTggcttaacattgaaatcattcgctccagacgctctattcgcgtttggtgtgaacacagcattagacaTGCTAAGATGCGAGCAACTACTGAAATGAGAGGTAgaattgagtgtcatcagcatagcagtggaatgaaaagccatgtttttgaatgaaagaacccaatgatgccatgtagacagagaagagagtcGGTCCGAGAACTGAGTCCTGAGGCACTTCACTCGCATTTACTGGAAAAATAATTTACAAGCACAGTGTGTgaatgacttcctgaggaattcggctccgtgtttcaaacacagccctgatagactctttaatttgtctggttcgactcatttctgttacagtgGTTGCCTGCatataataaattacagttcTGAACCCTATTCTATATGGAACAATCATCTACATATGATGCACATCCTATACCAGGGCCTACACTGTCAAACTTATCATTAATCATGAAACTAAAGGACTAATTACACTTTGGTAATTATAACTGTGGTATACCATTTTCTGCACCAGCTGAACTCAAAAATCTAAGTCTTTATCTATGTACATAAAggtctatttctctcaaatattgctCACAAATCTGtgtaaatctgtgttagtgagcacttctcctttgccgagaaaatccatccacctcacaggtgtggcacatcaagatgctgattagacagcatgattattgcacaggtgtgccttaggcagGCCACAATAAAATGCCACTGTAAAATATGCAGTTATCACTGTATTAGGCTCAATTGGTGACATGTCTGGTGAacatgctggccatgcaagaactgggatgttttcagcttccaggaattgtatacagatccttgcaacatggggccgtgcattatcatgctgcaatgATAAAAGGGGATGGTCGTGGATCAATGacacaatgggcctcaggatctcgttacgtaaaataaatcagtgttcattgtccataacatacacctGCACATACCgtaaccccaccgccaccatggggCATCACCACTCAAagacggtttctgacagtttgtgccgaaattctttggttatgcaaacctattgctgcagcagctgtccgggtggctgTTCTCAGATTATTTTgaaggtgaagatgctggatgtggaggtcctgggctggtgtggttacatggTTGTGAGGCCAGTTGGATATACTGACAAATTCTCTTCTCAAATTCTCTAAAACGCCTTTGGAGAAgacttatggtagagaaattaacattcaattcatgggcaacagctctaTTAGACATttctgcagtcagcatgccaattacACGCTCCCTCAAAAATTTTCGACATCTCTgccattgtgctgtgtgataaaactgcacattttagagtggtcttttatcatggccagcctaaggcacatctgtgcaataatcatgctgtctaatcagcatcttgatatgccacacctgtgaggtgaatGGATTATCTTATCTCATTGTGAACAATACTTGAGGGAAATAGCTCTTTTGAATAGAAacagtcttagatctttgagttcagctcatgaaaaattgaggtaaaaactAAAGTTGCTATAATTTTGTTAAGTGTAACATTATACCTGTGAGTAAGAGAAACAAGTGAACCCTAAAAatatctcattaaaaaaaatctagtaaTCAAAAcgttatttcatttgatttctcTTGTAGTGTAAACATCcatgttgtaaaatgtattgaaatacaTCCACAAAAGACCACCCTTTCTCCACCTATCGATAAACAGCTTATGTTGGAAGTTtggtttaaatatgtaaaatgtaccAAGCACAATGTTCTTTGCCAATCCTCACTTCTAACATGCATTAACTGGTATTCATTTGGTGCAGCATCAGATTAAAGCTGCAGCTCTTATCTTTTTTCCATTTtctcatttaacatttatatgtaaatgtcTATATGCCTTGTTTCTGCAAGTCTTTCCACAGTGATGACACATGACTTCTGTCTGATGTTATTACACAATACCCAAAACGTTTCTTTCTTTCCACAATTCCACACTAATTACATAAAAACAGCTCTCTCATATGTGAAAACTCATGTGGGACTTTAGGACTGGTTTAtgtctgaaactctttccacagtgaCCACATTTaaatggcttctctccagtgtgaacccTTATGTGCCTGTCAAGGGTATCCTTTCggttgaaactttttccacattgttggcaggtgaaaggcttctctccagtgtgaattcttaTGTGgtctttcaaatgttttttataattgaAACCTTTTCCGCACTGAGGGCATGTGAAGGGTTGCTCTCCagagtgaattctcatgtgaccTTCAAAATATCGTTTTTGAcggaaactctttccacactcagaGCAATTGTAGGGTTTTCCACCATGTATTTTCATATGGACTTTAAGGTTTTCATGTTGATCAAAACACTTTCCACATTGAGAACAgatgtaaggcttctctccagtgtgaattctcatgtgtctGTTGAAGCTTTCTTTCTGAGTGAAACTcattccacactgttggcaggtgaacagactctctccagtgtgaactgcCATGTGGGAATGAAGGTTACCTTTCCGGTTGAAACCTTTTCCACACTCTTTGCatttgtaaggtttctctccagtgtggacaCTGATGTGGACTGCAAGGTTTCCAAGTTGAGAGAAATCCTTTCCACAATGTTGGCATGTGTATGGCTTCTCTCCATTGTGAATTCTAATGTGTCTTTTAAGACTTACTTCTCGATTGAAATGCTTTCCACACTGCTGGCAGACATAAGGCTTTTCTcctgtgtgaattctcatgtgtctTTCAACACcttgtttgtgtttaaaaaactTTCCACAATGTTGGCAGGTAAAATAACTACTACTTCTTGTGCTTTCAATCTGTGAACTAAAAGATTTTTCTCCAATTATAAAATCACATTGATTCTTATGTTGATCTTCATCTTCCATTTCATTGAGTTCTTGACTCTCCTCTTTCAGCAC comes from the Carassius auratus strain Wakin chromosome 4, ASM336829v1, whole genome shotgun sequence genome and includes:
- the LOC113066658 gene encoding gastrula zinc finger protein XlCGF8.2DB-like yields the protein MEIIKEENEDVKIEETFRVKHEDTETQTKMEFIKEESEDMKIEETFRVEHEEDTEEQTDLMVLKEESQELNEMEDEDQHKNQCDFIIGEKSFSSQIESTRSSSYFTCQHCGKFFKHKQGVERHMRIHTGEKPYVCQQCGKHFNREVSLKRHIRIHNGEKPYTCQHCGKDFSQLGNLAVHISVHTGEKPYKCKECGKGFNRKGNLHSHMAVHTGESLFTCQQCGMSFTQKESFNRHMRIHTGEKPYICSQCGKCFDQHENLKVHMKIHGGKPYNCSECGKSFRQKRYFEGHMRIHSGEQPFTCPQCGKGFNYKKHLKDHIRIHTGEKPFTCQQCGKSFNRKDTLDRHIRVHTGEKPFKCGHCGKSFRHKPVLKSHMSFHI